The Bacillus sp. F19 DNA segment ACTACTTCTTCAGGAGAAGCTTGTCCTTTAGCAATGTTTTCACCAGCTGAGCTGTACTCAACGCCGAACTTCTTCATCATATCAAATGGTGATCCGTAAGTTGGGCTGTTATGGTCAAAGTAGTTCTTGCTTTGCATGTCTTTTGATTTTTCTTTAGCCACTTTGCTTAGTTCTTCATCTAATTGAAGTGGTTTTAAGCCTTGCTTTTCACGCTCTGCATTTGTTAATTCAACAACTTTTTTCTCGAATTCACTTACAGATGCCTGTGTTTGCTCTTGCTTTGGAGCTTCTTGCTTAGAAGCTTCTGGCTTTGCAGGTGCTGCAGGTGCAGCTTCTTGTTTTGGAGCTGCTGCTTGTTGCTCTTGCTGTGGTGCTGGAGCTGCTGCCTGGCCTTGCTGTGCTTTAAATTGGCTTAATTGCTGCTCAATCATTTTTTGAAGCTCAGGATTGTTGATGTTCATTAGTAAATCCTGTGTTTGTGCTTGATTTAAATTGCAGTTTTGACCTGCAATTTGGTAAGCCTTAACCTGCATATTTGATTGCTGCGGAGCTGCTGCATCTGCTGATGTGCCCCCAGCATTAAATGTAAAAATAGTAGCTGCTGCCGCAACTGAAAGTACGATAGATTTCTTCATGAAAAAATTCCTCCTAAGAGTTTTTTTTGGTGTCTCTCTTGCTACAACAACATCGTAACATATGATTTTCGTAACATATGAACCATTGCTTTCCATTGACAGAACTCAATCTTTTAATCTATGAAGCTTACATTAAGTGAGCGGTAACAAACCTTTCGTAACACTAGTTTTATAGCGTAACAAATATAATACTCCTCATTGGCTGCCGTCAAAAAATCTTCCTATAAATATCCAGTGGTACTAACTTTTTCATTGAATTGTTTCTTGACAAAAATTTAACTCCCTTTTTTATGTAACAAGTGTTACACAAGTGTTACAATGGAGTTTGAAATACGTAAAAATGATCTCATAACCAAGGATCGATTTTGAAAGGGGAATAAATTCGTTGACTGAGCCAAGTAATAGTCAAGCTGATCTGCGAAAATTGAAGAAAACGCGCTTAATCCGCATCAATGTTTTCTTTTTCTTTGTGTTTTTACTATTCGTAGCACTAATCATTCGGCTGGGTGTTGTTCAAATTGTTCAGGGTGAGGAATTTTCAAAAGAAGTCAGCCGCACTGAGTCAAACTATGCAAGCTTTCCTGCACCGCGCGGAAAGATGTATGACCGGAATGGAAATGTTCTTGTTGAAAACATTGGTGTTGAGGCCATCACATATACAGTAGAAAAAACAACGAAAGCATCAGATAAAATAGAAACAGCAAAAGTACTTGCATCTCTAATAGAAGTTCCGACTGAATTTTTAAAGGACAGAGATTTAAAAGACTATTGGGTTGCTGCACACCCGGAAGAAGCAGCGAAACTTCTTAAACCAAAGGAAAAAGAGAAAAAGGGGAGCGAAACGTACCAGCTTCAAATTGAGCGTGTCCCTGAAGCTGAGCTTAACAAACTAAAAGGCAATAAAAACGAGCTTGAAGTAGTTACCTTATACACGCGCTTCTCAGCAGGCTATGCCTACGAACCTCAAATTGTAACAGCTACAGGTCTGACAGAAGGCGAGGAGCTGACAAAAGAAGAACTGACTCGTGTAGCGGAAAATCTTGAGCTCCTCCCAGGTGTTGATGTTATTACTGACTGGAAACGGTCATATCCCAATGGAGACCTGCTGACTGGAGTTTTCGGCAGTGTAACGACTCCTAAGCAGGGAATTCTCGAAGCGAGAAAGTCTTACTATACTGCCCGAGGCTATGCTAGAAATGAACGCGTGGGCCGAAGCAATCTTGAATATCAATACGAAGATTATCTGAATCCGAGAAAAGCCAAGGTTCAATATGTAACTGACAGCAGCGGCAAAGTCATTTCAGAAACGATGATCGATGAAGGCCGCCGCGGATATGACCTGAAACTGTCATTTGATCTTGAACTGCAAAAGCAGCTGGATACCATCGTTGAAGAAGAGCTTAGAGTTGCCCGCGGCAAGACTGGAAATCACCTTGCAGACAGAGCGTTTGCCGTGATGATGGATCCGAATACGGGTGATGTTCTTGCGATGTCAGGCAAGAAGTATGATTTTGAAGATGGGAAAATTAATGATTATATCATTGGGAACTATACGTCACAGTATGAAATTGGGTCTACAATAAAAGGTGCGACTGTATTAGCCGGGTATCAGAATGGAATTCCGCGTGGAACTGTTTATAATGATACCCCGTTATTAATAAAAGACACTAAACCAAAAAAATCAGTACGTAACATGGGTCCTGTTAATGATATAACAGCATTGAAACGTAGTTCCAACGTATATATGTTCAGAATTGCTTATGAAATAGCAGGCGAAAATTATATTCCTAATACTACATTCAATGCTTCTTCTGAAGACTTCCAAAAAATGCGTAATTATTACAGTCAGTTTGGATTAGGAGTACCAACGGGCATTGACTTACCTAATGAGTCAATTGGCCAGCAGTCTGTTCCTCCAGATGCGGGAATACTTCTGAACATGGCAATCGGCCAGTTTGATACGTACACTCCTCTTCAGATGGCACAATACGTTTCAGTTATTGCCAATGGTGGTTATCGTGTAGCACCGCGAATTGTTACTAGTATTCATTCTCCTGTTGAAGATAATGAACTGGGTGCTATAGTAACTGAACACGAAACAAGGATATTAAACCGTATCAATAACTCAGAAGAAGATATCAGACAAGTTCAGAGAGGATTTGAAGCTGTTACGCAAACAGGCGGTACAGCAGCAGGTATTTTTGGTGAGTATGATGTTGCAGGAAAAACAGGAACATCACAAACCAGTTATTACGGCGAGCAAAGCAAACGTGCATACTGGGGAACGGAAACGAATAACTTGGCTTTTGTTGGTTATTATCCTGCATCAAAGCCTGAAGTTGCCATTAGTGTAATTGTTCCTTATACCGGTAAAAAAGCTTCCCATCCTGTAAACAAATACATTGCGAAAAGAGCAATCGAAGCATACGCGAACCTGGAACCAAAAGATCCAAATGCTGAAACAGAACAGTCTGCAGAAACTGCGGAAAATACAGAAGAATAAATGCGAGCTGAGCTTTCCTTTATAGGAAAGCTTTTTTTATGAGATAAGCTAGTTCCAGCTCCTAACTTCTCCATCAGACCGTAAAAAGTGATACCTGAACTTTTCTGTCGGATCTATTCCGCTTTTATTATGAGTAACAAATTACATAGAAGGAAAAAATAATGCCATAACCAGAAAAGAGGGATAAAATGGGGATTTACTCAATCGAAAATATACAGCTCATGAAGAAATTTCCCGAGTTAGCGCCGGAGCTTTATCAATCGTATATTGCCTTCAGCAAAGCAGTTTTGAATGAGGGGCATTTATCCAGAAAAGAAAAAGAAATTATAGCAGTTGCTGTTTCACATGTGACCGAATGTCCTTATTGCATTGATTTTCATACAAAAAAAGCGAAAAAAGCTGGAGCATCTCTGGAGGAATTATTTGAAGCTGTCATGGCTGCAGCTGCAATCGAAGCAGGAGGTGCTTATGCTCACCGCACTCAGATGCATCGTGCTTACGATGGAGAGCTTGCCGAATCATTTTATAGCAGGGATGATTTATCAAACATCAATACTTTGACGGATCTTTCTCCTGAAATACAGCAGACAGCAAGGGCGTTTTTTTCAAAATCTTCAAAGGAAGGTAAACTCACCGCAAAGCTGAAACAATTAATATCAGTTGCTGTCGCGCATACATCTGAATGTCCTTATTGCATCGCTTCACATACAGCTGAAGCCAAAAAGGAAGGCTGTTCAAAGGAAGAGCTCTCGGAAGCCATTATGACTGCCGCCCTGCTCCGGTCTGGCGGCGCTGTTACACATGCTGTTAATATGCTGCAATCTTATGAGCAGGGCAGTGAAGAATAGCCTCATCAAGAGATGAAAAGACTAAGAACAATCTTTGATTAGGAGTGAGCTCAGGATGTCCAAAACGAATAAAAACGATGCAGATCAAAAGAATAAAAAAGGTTTTGATTCAAGCAAAATCGACTCTGAATTCAGCGGGGAAATCGGCAGCGCAGCAGCCAACCTTGCTCATAAAGAAAAAGCAAAAAAAGAAAAAGCAGCCAAAAATTTT contains these protein-coding regions:
- a CDS encoding CAP domain-containing protein gives rise to the protein MKKSIVLSVAAAATIFTFNAGGTSADAAAPQQSNMQVKAYQIAGQNCNLNQAQTQDLLMNINNPELQKMIEQQLSQFKAQQGQAAAPAPQQEQQAAAPKQEAAPAAPAKPEASKQEAPKQEQTQASVSEFEKKVVELTNAEREKQGLKPLQLDEELSKVAKEKSKDMQSKNYFDHNSPTYGSPFDMMKKFGVEYSSAGENIAKGQASPEEVVQAWMNSEGHRKNIMNSSFTHIGVGHVAEGNYWTQMFIGK
- a CDS encoding carboxymuconolactone decarboxylase family protein is translated as MGIYSIENIQLMKKFPELAPELYQSYIAFSKAVLNEGHLSRKEKEIIAVAVSHVTECPYCIDFHTKKAKKAGASLEELFEAVMAAAAIEAGGAYAHRTQMHRAYDGELAESFYSRDDLSNINTLTDLSPEIQQTARAFFSKSSKEGKLTAKLKQLISVAVAHTSECPYCIASHTAEAKKEGCSKEELSEAIMTAALLRSGGAVTHAVNMLQSYEQGSEE
- a CDS encoding penicillin-binding protein 2, coding for MTEPSNSQADLRKLKKTRLIRINVFFFFVFLLFVALIIRLGVVQIVQGEEFSKEVSRTESNYASFPAPRGKMYDRNGNVLVENIGVEAITYTVEKTTKASDKIETAKVLASLIEVPTEFLKDRDLKDYWVAAHPEEAAKLLKPKEKEKKGSETYQLQIERVPEAELNKLKGNKNELEVVTLYTRFSAGYAYEPQIVTATGLTEGEELTKEELTRVAENLELLPGVDVITDWKRSYPNGDLLTGVFGSVTTPKQGILEARKSYYTARGYARNERVGRSNLEYQYEDYLNPRKAKVQYVTDSSGKVISETMIDEGRRGYDLKLSFDLELQKQLDTIVEEELRVARGKTGNHLADRAFAVMMDPNTGDVLAMSGKKYDFEDGKINDYIIGNYTSQYEIGSTIKGATVLAGYQNGIPRGTVYNDTPLLIKDTKPKKSVRNMGPVNDITALKRSSNVYMFRIAYEIAGENYIPNTTFNASSEDFQKMRNYYSQFGLGVPTGIDLPNESIGQQSVPPDAGILLNMAIGQFDTYTPLQMAQYVSVIANGGYRVAPRIVTSIHSPVEDNELGAIVTEHETRILNRINNSEEDIRQVQRGFEAVTQTGGTAAGIFGEYDVAGKTGTSQTSYYGEQSKRAYWGTETNNLAFVGYYPASKPEVAISVIVPYTGKKASHPVNKYIAKRAIEAYANLEPKDPNAETEQSAETAENTEE